GATAATTGGCATTTCAGGTAAGCAACTTTTACTCATAAAAACAATTTAACACTTTACCCTTCTCATCTAACACTATTTCACATACACTTCTTCCATGTAAAAACAAAACTACAATTTAAAAAGAAGATCAGCATACGTTGGCACAGGCCACAATTTTCGTGGGATCAAGTTCTCCAGCGCATCAATATCTACACGCAATTCAGTTATCGCGACAAGTACCTTATCTCGAAATGCCTCGGCACGTTTTAAACTGTCAGAAACATTAAGCGCATTCTCCCGTTCAGATCCCAGTTTCCGGGTGTTACTATATGCTGATTCCAGATGAGTTGAAACTTTTAACAGCAGATCTCTCTGAACTTCCGCGGACGCATTTATCGTTTCCAGCCTTTGAATCACTTCAGCAAGCTCACTGGTGTAGTGCACAATTGCGGGAATGTATAGGCTTCTTACCATATCGAGCGCCGTATTCGCTTCAATATTAATTTGTTTTGAATATTGACCGAGATAAATCTCATATCTGGCACGTACTTCTTCTTTTGTAAGGATTTTATATTTCTGGAACATGCTAACAGATTTTTTTTCTGGAAATGTTTTAAGTGCTTCTACGGTAGAATCAATATTTGGCAAGCCCCGCTTCTCCGCCTCTTTTTCCCATTCATCTGAGTAATTGTTACCATTGAAGATGATCCTTCCATGTTCTCTCATGGTATCTTTTATAATAGAAGCTGTCTCTTTATTTACATTCTTTGCCTTCTCAAGCCTGGTTGCAATTTCATCAAGCGCTTCCGCTACAATAGCATTCAATACAATACACGGTCTTGAAATAGAAGCGGACGAGGGAACCATGCGAAACTCAAATTTATTACCTGTAAACGCGAAAGGTGATGTGCGGTTTCTGTCGGCATTATCCTTTGGAAGATGCGGCATTGTATCGATCCCCACCTTGAGAGTAGTGGATACTTTTGATTTTGCTTTCTTCCCCTTTGCGATAGTCTCCAGAATTTCTGTCAACTCTTCACCCATAAATATCGAGATAATTGCCGGCGGCGCCTCATTTCCACCGAGACGATGATCATTACCTGAATTTGCCGCGGACCTTCGTAATATATCTGCATGACGGTCAACGCTGGCAATAAGAGCACAGATAAAAAGCAGGAACTGTGCGTTAGCATGTGGTGTGCTCCCAGGTTCAAGTAAATTTGCGCCTTCATCAGTACTCAATGACCAGTTCGTATGTTTCCCAGATCCATTAACCCCTGCATAGGGTTTTTCATGCAACAGGCAGACAAGATCACGTCTTAAAGCAATTTTCTGCAGTGTTTCCATAACAAGTTGATTGTGGTCTGCCGCAATGTTTGCCGTAGTGAAAATTGGCGCCATTTCAAATTGTGATGGAGCAACCTCATTATGCTTTGTTGTAGCGGCAATACCCAACTTCCATAACTCCTTATCGAGGTCTTTCATAAAATCCGCTACACGATCCTTAATCTGTCCGAAATAGTGGTCCTCCATCTCCTGCCCTTTCGGAGCTGGCGCGCCAAAAATTGTCCTCCCCGCAACTATTAAATCCAATCTTTGCTCAAAGAACTTTTTGTCTACAAGGAAGTACTCCTGTTCCGCGCCAATGTTTGCGTTCACCTTACTGACAGTTTTATTACCCAGCGCTCGCAAAACACGAAGCGACTGTTGTGAAACCGCTGCCATTGATCGCAGCAACGGGGTTTTCTTATCCAACGCTTCACTCGTATATGAACAAAACGCGGTTGGGATGCAGAGCGTAACATCCCCGGCAGCATCTTCCTTAAGGAAAGCGGGTGAGGTACAGTCCCAGGCAGTATATCCACGCGCTTCAAATGTGGCCCTGAGACCTCCACTTGGAAAACTTGACGCGTCCGGTTCACCCTTAACAAGCTGCTTACCGGAAAACTCCATGACAACTCCGCCTTGAGCAGTCGGTGAAATAAAGGAGTCGTGTTTCTCCGCTGTACTTCCAGTCAACGGTTGAAACCAATGTGTATAATGAGTCGCACCCTTTTCAATTGCCCAATCTTTCATAGCATTCGCAACCACATCCGCAACCTCAGGTGGCAAATGCAGTTCATTGTCAATGGTTTGCCTAAGCGCTTTATATGTATCCTTCGGCAACCACTTCCTCATTACTTCATCATTAAATACATTTGTACCAAATACTTTAGTAACATCCATTTTGTACCCTCTATAAGATTGTTATTAATTAAAACATTTTATAATTATACAAACATGCCTGTGCTTATCTTGTTGTACCTTATCATTAACGTAAATGTTAAGGTGTCTGAAAATATTTCTACCTCAACACACATTTTAAACCAAATAAAATACGCAATTTTTTCGATTGAATCCTGATAAACATCTGCTTTTACAAAGTATTCAATACCGTCTGTTTCATGTCCGGGCACATGATTATATTAATTCTACATAGTCACAACCATCTAGAAACACAAACTTTAGAAGACTTACTAAACTAATAATTTTCAAAAAAACAAAATATTTAAAATACATCAATTAAAAAACTTTTTTGTTTTTGCCCCCATTATATATCGAACGCAAAAACCTTACCGTATGCTGATAAAATACTATAATAGTCGGCGGATTCTTAATATTAAAGAGAAAAATGATAGTTTTTATCAGTACCGTATAGTCAGGTCTTTACCTGTTACAAATGAATACTCCATAGCTGTCTTTCCCGCCCGCCTGTAAGTATTCGGGCAGGCATGTTTTAAGTTGGAATCCGGATTGAACGAACCACCTGGATATCCGATAACAGAATTCTGGTATGACAAAAGCGGTATTCACAAAAACCTGTTCTGCCCTTAAGCCTATTGACCTTCGGATTGAGGAATTGTCAAGCAGGGCTGCCCTGTTGGCAAAAGACGGCATTGATATAAAATGGAATTATTGCATGCTTCATCCGATCCTTTCTAACTTCTGCAACAAGTGGATCTCTCATTATTCTTCTCCAGATAATTCATGCTTTTGGGAGCGTTTTTTGAGGTGGAGGAAAAAACAGCAATTTTTCACCGCAAACCACGCGCAAAGCGCGCGAAGAAAAACGTAGGATGATTGTATTTGGTATGCCTGCCTTATTTGTCATCAGTCAGGATCACTTGACCTACACTAACGGCCCGATTTCATTATTAATCTCTTCCAGTGCATCAACCGCCGCATTAGCATAATCAGATGTGTTTTTTTTCATATATGCGTAATTGATTCCACTTGAACTGTTTATTCTGTGAATTAGAATGTCGTTCTTTGTCTTTCTCAAGGCTTCTACAACTTCTCCTGCACTCCCACCCTGTGACCCTACACCAGGTATTAATAGCGGAACCTCTTTCCCTGACTCAACAAAGAACTTACTGATCTCTTCTAACTCCTCAAGGTAAGTTGCCCCTACAACAGCGCCAACGCCAGGCTTATGCCACTTGATAATGCTTTCAGCAAGTTTCATATACACCGGCACACCGTCAACTTTGAGGTCCTGAAGATCAACTGCCCCCTCATTTGAAGTCCTGCATAGTATATAAACACCCTTCTTTTTCTCACACCATTCAGTAAACGGTCCAACAGAATCACTTCCCATATATGGAGCTATAGTCACAGCATCTGCATCCCAGAATTCAAATACAGATTTCGCGTATGCAGTTGATGTTTTTCCTATATCTCCACGTTTTGCATCAAGGATTGTTGGTATTCCGGACGCATTATATTGACTGATAATTGTATGCAGTGCATTTAATCCTGTAAATCCATATTGTTCGAAATACGCAATATTCGGTTTTATTATGGCAGGATATGAATTCCTTTTATTCATCTCATTCAGGATAGCAAGATAGAACCCTTCAATAACCTGTTGCGGCTCACCATTGACAGGGATCTTTTCCATTACCGGGTCAATACCCATACAGACAATACTCTTAACAACCTTTGCTCTCTCTCTTAGATCATTAATATAAGTCATAGATTTACCCTTTATCCACGTTTGGAAACCCGTGCTTCGGCCCCCAGTTTTTTGGATCTTTGTTCCAGTCCAGTACAAGAGATAATTCCGTCTCAGTTAATATTCCATCGTTTTTTGCAACATTTACAAGCGTAGAGAAATTGGTAATCGTCAGCAATTTACATCCCCCCTCACTAAAAACTTTTCCAGCTTTTATAAAGTCATATGTAAAAATCGCTACAACAGCAACACAACTCCCTCCGCCTTTCCGCACCGTCTCTACAGCGCGGAAACTGCTTCCTCCTGTACTGATAAGATCTTCTATAATGAGGACTCTTTTCCCGTTTATTTCTGCACCTTCAACCTGATTACCCGCACCATGACCTTTTTTTGCTCCCCTGATATAGGACATCGGTTTATTCAACTTGTCACTTATCCATGATGCCCATGGTATTCCCGCAGTTGATGTACCCGCGACAATCTCAAAATCATGATTCTGAGATTCGTGAATAAACGCATTCACTATCTTTTCTCTCTCTTCAGGGTACGCAATCATCTGCCTGTTGTCACAATAAATAGGGCTCCTGATGCCTGAAACAAACGTAAACGGATCTTTCGCGTTTAATTTTACTGCTTTTTTTTCAAGTAAAACCTTTGCAATCTCTTTATTCATCTTAATTATACCGGCATCTCATTTATAAGTTGGCTGATACTATCACTTTTATAATAGAGTGTCAAGAAAGAGACGGTCTACAATGTGGTAGATATACCTCCATATGATAACTTTATGAATAGAAAAACGACATAATATGACGAAACACCTGTTATTCAACCACAAAGCGTGCCAATGGCACAAAAATGTACTGGCACAAAAGTGTGACATGACACACTCTATAGAGAGGTCTGATCCAAACTTATGCTCCTTCGTTAGAAAACTCGAAAGAAGAACTCTTTCGAGTTGAAAATACTAAATGCAGTGTTCATGAGAACAAGGTGACATATATATGTAGCTCATAGAGCCCTATTTATTTTGAATAAATAACTTCAAATACTAACAAAATCTACCCCATTGCTGTATCATCTTTTTTGGCACAAGTATTGCTATACACTATACATATGAAATATACTGATCAGTATTATATAAAAAAAGTTTTAAGCATATTACACGGCAACGATATAGAGGCAACAAAGCAGATGGAACAAACTATTGAGATGTTGCATATATATCTACAATCCAACAAAAACCTGAAACAAGATCTTCCTGCTAAAGTAATCAATTTTAGAAATGCTGTATGTCGTAACAACCATCCGGACCCACGTTCACTACCAGGAAGATAGAACTGCAACCTGAAACAACCGGAATCATTCCCAACAATTAAACTTAAGAATCTATCTATGAATACAATATTAGTTGTAGATGATAATACCAACATATGTTATATGATGAAGCACTACCTGGAGGAGATGAAATACGATGTCATTACATCACACAGTGGAATGGATGCACTGGAAAAAGTAAAGAACCTGAAACCTGATGTCATGCTCCTCGATATTGTCATGACAGGAATGGGCGGCCTGGAAGTCTTGAGACGTGTAAGGCTGTTTGACAAAGATATCGGTATTATAATGATATCCGGCTTATTAGACAACACATTCAGCAAAACAGCCTTTGAGAATGGAGCCGACGAGTACATAACCAAACCTTTTGACCTTGACCATCTACACGAATGCATACTTGTTGATCTCATAATGAGAAGTAAGCAATAACCAGTGAGGAGAGATCTCACTCTACGATTTCACTTTTATGCAGGATCGGATGTCAGGGATAAACACCCTACTCCCCCTTTTCTCCTTGATTTAACAAACCAACACCACTATTATACCATGATAATCTTTGTTATATCTTGTCGAAAAATTTTGCTATAACCCGACTTAAGTGATAATATATTAGGATTTCACAAAAGGAGTTTACCCAATGGGAGGGAAAAAAGGACGAAAAATCAGCGTTGATGATCTTCGCAATGTGCATGAAGAGCATAAAATCTGGCTTAGTACTATTGGTGCAGATGGACATTGTGCTGACCTGAGTGAAACAAGAATGAGCTGTATGAAGCTGAGTAAGGTTAATCTGAGCAGAGCAAATATGTGCGGTGTCGATTTGAGCAGTGCCAACTTGTGGGGAATAATACTTAAGGAAACCAACCTGAGAAACGCGAACCTGAGAGGCACCTTCCTGCTGCATGGAGCAGTTCTGACAGGAGCCGACATGAGTGAGGCTGATCTGACTAAGGCAAATTTGAGTAAAGCAGAATTGGGTAACGTCAAACTTATAAAAGCTAACCTGTGTAAGGCCAGATTGAGTGGGGCCAACTTAAGTGGAGCTAACCTTAGCGAAGCAGATCTGAACAAAACAAAACTCAATAAAACAAACCTCAGTAAAGTCAACCTGCAGAATGCCTGTCTCACAGGTGCCGACATGAGAAGTGTAGACAATTTAACCATAGATCAGCTTTCAGAGGCTAAAACCTTGTATAAGACAAAGCTGGATGCTGAACTTATGGAACAGGTAAAGGAAAAACATCCTCACCTTCTGCAAAAACCGTAATGATTTAATATAAATTATTTTTATTCAGTACAATATTGATTATCAGTTTGCTTTTTCTGCCTGATTCCACCGATAATCTCAACAAACTGCTCAGCACTCCTCTTCCATGTA
The window above is part of the Candidatus Scalindua japonica genome. Proteins encoded here:
- a CDS encoding glutamine synthetase III: MDVTKVFGTNVFNDEVMRKWLPKDTYKALRQTIDNELHLPPEVADVVANAMKDWAIEKGATHYTHWFQPLTGSTAEKHDSFISPTAQGGVVMEFSGKQLVKGEPDASSFPSGGLRATFEARGYTAWDCTSPAFLKEDAAGDVTLCIPTAFCSYTSEALDKKTPLLRSMAAVSQQSLRVLRALGNKTVSKVNANIGAEQEYFLVDKKFFEQRLDLIVAGRTIFGAPAPKGQEMEDHYFGQIKDRVADFMKDLDKELWKLGIAATTKHNEVAPSQFEMAPIFTTANIAADHNQLVMETLQKIALRRDLVCLLHEKPYAGVNGSGKHTNWSLSTDEGANLLEPGSTPHANAQFLLFICALIASVDRHADILRRSAANSGNDHRLGGNEAPPAIISIFMGEELTEILETIAKGKKAKSKVSTTLKVGIDTMPHLPKDNADRNRTSPFAFTGNKFEFRMVPSSASISRPCIVLNAIVAEALDEIATRLEKAKNVNKETASIIKDTMREHGRIIFNGNNYSDEWEKEAEKRGLPNIDSTVEALKTFPEKKSVSMFQKYKILTKEEVRARYEIYLGQYSKQINIEANTALDMVRSLYIPAIVHYTSELAEVIQRLETINASAEVQRDLLLKVSTHLESAYSNTRKLGSERENALNVSDSLKRAEAFRDKVLVAITELRVDIDALENLIPRKLWPVPTYADLLFKL
- the pyrF gene encoding orotidine-5'-phosphate decarboxylase, which produces MTYINDLRERAKVVKSIVCMGIDPVMEKIPVNGEPQQVIEGFYLAILNEMNKRNSYPAIIKPNIAYFEQYGFTGLNALHTIISQYNASGIPTILDAKRGDIGKTSTAYAKSVFEFWDADAVTIAPYMGSDSVGPFTEWCEKKKGVYILCRTSNEGAVDLQDLKVDGVPVYMKLAESIIKWHKPGVGAVVGATYLEELEEISKFFVESGKEVPLLIPGVGSQGGSAGEVVEALRKTKNDILIHRINSSSGINYAYMKKNTSDYANAAVDALEEINNEIGPLV
- the pyrE gene encoding orotate phosphoribosyltransferase: MNKEIAKVLLEKKAVKLNAKDPFTFVSGIRSPIYCDNRQMIAYPEEREKIVNAFIHESQNHDFEIVAGTSTAGIPWASWISDKLNKPMSYIRGAKKGHGAGNQVEGAEINGKRVLIIEDLISTGGSSFRAVETVRKGGGSCVAVVAIFTYDFIKAGKVFSEGGCKLLTITNFSTLVNVAKNDGILTETELSLVLDWNKDPKNWGPKHGFPNVDKG
- a CDS encoding response regulator transcription factor, translated to MNTILVVDDNTNICYMMKHYLEEMKYDVITSHSGMDALEKVKNLKPDVMLLDIVMTGMGGLEVLRRVRLFDKDIGIIMISGLLDNTFSKTAFENGADEYITKPFDLDHLHECILVDLIMRSKQ
- a CDS encoding pentapeptide repeat-containing protein, yielding MGGKKGRKISVDDLRNVHEEHKIWLSTIGADGHCADLSETRMSCMKLSKVNLSRANMCGVDLSSANLWGIILKETNLRNANLRGTFLLHGAVLTGADMSEADLTKANLSKAELGNVKLIKANLCKARLSGANLSGANLSEADLNKTKLNKTNLSKVNLQNACLTGADMRSVDNLTIDQLSEAKTLYKTKLDAELMEQVKEKHPHLLQKP